The window GAGCCCCAGAGGGCTCATTTTAATAAGATTAGGCCTGTTCAATTTGTTTTCGACAAATAGAAAACAGGTGCATTTGCTAGATGATTTTTCGCCATATGTTGTCATCCCTCAGgttctgttttctttttcatgatATTGAGGTTTTGTGAGGACTTTCTCGCCTGAAAACTGCCGATAAAATGGAAATACGTGGCGACATAATAGCACAAAAAAACCTACAAGTAGCATCACCTTTTATGAGATATTCAGATGGAGTGGTCTTTTGCCACATTTTTCGGGCCACTGCTAGGATGTCGCGTATCTTGCAGGACTAGAGAAGCATAGCTTATAAGAGAAGCCGTTTGGTttgcaaccaaaacaaaaaactaggtggatgcatgtacatgtacatgtatatatgtatgtatatgtatatatgtatacctatgtgtatgtacatgtacatatacatacatataggtatacatatatacatacatataggtatacatatatacatacatataggtatacatatatacatacatataggtatacatatatacatacatataggtatacatatatacatacatataggtatacatatatacatacatataggtatacatatatacatacatataggtatacatatatacatatacatacatacatacatgtacatgtacatataggtatacatatatacatgtacatgtacatataggtatacatatatacatgtacatgtacatataggtatacacatatacatgtacatgtacatttaggtatacatatatacatatacatacatatatacatgtacatataggtatacatgtgtacatgtacatttacatgtaggtatacatatatacatgtacatgtacatataggtatacacatacacatgtacatgtacatataggtatacatatatacatatacatacatatatacatgtacatatacatgtatatatgtatacctatatgtatgtatgtgtttaacAAATGGTATTGGCTGTGCTTAACAGCAAcacacatccaatccatttcaactgatcTAAATTATtgtacaaaagaaaaatagtagACCGCCACTGTGAGGCAGAACAAACCCTAAAAATTGCGTGAACTCAGAGGCCACCATGGATGACCGATTACCACATTCGCAAATATCCAATGCGTCACATGGAATCCccaaggaaaacaaaaagtattCTCACCAGTCTAGGATTTCAAGATGCTTTAACAAAGGAGGAGGATGTTTTGCAAGCCACATGTTTGGACATTTTCCTGAAAAATGCAAACGCACACAGAGAATGATTTACAAAAAGATCAATTTTGGAGACAAAATGTGCAAAGAAGAATGACATTCAAGTTTTCAGCAAAACGCTCCCGTTTTGAAGGAGGTAACAAGCCGTGGGCTCGCTAAAAGCCGAGGGCAAACGTCACCGTTTATCGTCGTTCATCCATTTTTTCGTCCACCCACGCCCTCTCCTCAACACAATCCTAATGGGTGCCATTAGATCCGGCGAAATGGTCAGTTTAATAATTCAAACGAGCCGCCTTGTGATAAAATAGAAAAGCCAGCCTGTTGAATAATTTGCCGTTTCCGCCAAGCAGATTTTCAGGCGGATAGCATCACACTTGGCAATCAGGAAGTAGTTTTCTCCTTCTATATTTCAGCACAAGCGTCACATCCAGACCACCACCAAATACGTGGAGCTGATCATCGTGGCTGACAACCGAGAGGTAAGCGTCATCATCCTCACCTGCGTCTCCAACCATAACAGCCACGCCCACCCTCAGTTCCAGAAGCAAGGCAAGGACGTGGAGAAAGTCAAGCAGCGTCTGGCCGAGATTGCCAATTACGTCGACAAGGTAGCCATCCCATCACCGGGACGGGGTCAAGGGTGGCGTTGATGTGACCTAAAAACAGCCAGACTTCCTCTTGATCAGTTCTACAGAGCTTTAAATATCCGCGTGGCTCTGGTGGGCCTGGAAGTGTGGAGTGACGCCGACAAATGTCCTGTCACGCAAGACCCCTTCACCACACTCCATGAGTTTTTGGATTGGAGGAAAGTGAAGCTGCTTCCCAGGAAGCCACATGACAATGCACAGCTTATCAGGTGGGAATTATTTTTGTCCTGGGATGTTGATAAGTGTGACTGTGGTTGCTATTCAATGTAAATCTGGCTTAAATTGAAATCACAAGAGTCCGACTTTgataatactacaaaaaaaaaaaacatgtttcagtAGTAGTGAGAGCCATAGATGTCCaaataatttgaattgaaaGGGCTGGCAGTTATTGTCCctctctttaacaaaacaaatggctgagtgttaagacctaccgtatgtgtacatgtacatctatgtttatgtatgtatatatacatatatatatatatatatatatatatatatatatatatatatatatatatatatatatatatatatatatatatatatatatatatatatatatatatatatatatatatatatatatatatatatatatatatatatatatatatatatatatatatatatatatatatatatatatatatatatatatatatatatatatatatatatatatatatatatatatatatatatatatatatatatatatatatatatatatatatatatatatatatatatatatatatatatatatatatatatatatatgtcatgtattcatgtatttattttattgacttacttattacctatctatttatgtctaaaatgcttttcctatatctgcattctcaccctcttgctactgcgacaacaacatttcccgaatacgggatgaataaggtTATCCCATTCAATCCAATGACATTTTTCAGACGTATCCTGCAAGTTTGATTATAATCACTTTATTTGCGAACAAGGACAtgcagacaaacagacagatgtTTTATGAGTTGAATACAAAAGGTTCTGCCTTTTCTAGGCTTCCCCGACTTGCAGTTAATTAAAAAGTGATGTCACTGAAAGCACTGGGAGGATGCTCGTAAAGATATAGCGTTTCTTCGCCATCATGATGACTGCTGTTAATGGCAGTGATTAAGTTAATGTGGAGAAAAGTGATGTATCCCCCTGTTAATGCTTAGCTTGTCTTTATTCTCAGCGGCGTGTACTTCCAAGGTACTACCATAGGCATGGCGCCCATCATGAGCATGTGTACAGCGGAGCAGTCTGGAGGAATTGTCATGGTATGCGTCTTAATGGCATAGGTGGAAAATAACCATATTTGTAGGactttaaatataaaacaaataaaatacatcataaccaaaaacaaaacaagtgaaGGAAACTTgttgcatttttcttctttgtttcttCAATTTTAAAGTACTGAATAGTGAGTTtttcaaaagtatttatttttttgggttgttttttgtattaattttgtttttcctttgtttttagttttattttttacttcctCAACCtggccagaaaaaaaatatgcaaaaaacaagaaaatagcaGTTATCGAGATACTTGGAAGTCTCATGTGGATTGCATTCCCCAAATTCTAGACAGggccttttatttttaatatttaaggtGAATACTATCAGCTTCCATAACAACTAACAGTGAAATATATATCGTAATTCTGTGACGATCAGTTTTATATTGTTGTAATGCTATTATGATATGAGCTATTTAAAAGAACATAATAGCCATTTGAATCTATTTTCAGGATCATTCGGACAACCCACTCGGTGCCGCCGTCACGTTAGCCCACGAGCTGGGCCACAATTTCGGAATGAACCACGACACGCCGGAACGGGGTTGCGGCTGCCGGGTGACGGCAGAACGTGGCGGTTGCATCATGACTCCTTCCACCGGGTGAGTGGCGTTGCAGAAATATGCTTTTGCTGCGCCTTTAAGCCAAGTGTGCCTTGGAAGTTtcaaggttgttgttgtttttatttatttatttatttattttttaccgcCGCAGCTGTGCCAACAGCCGGCGGCTACTTCAAGTCTTTGTGGAAAGGGAAGTGATTAGTTCAGGTACAATACACAGCACGCCTTAAACTGTGCACAAGAGAAAAAACAACCAAGTTCACAAGCGTGACAACTTGCAGGACTAATTATTCACATATTAGACTAGagcaatttcatattttttgctttattctGTATTTAAGTATAATATACAGCACCCAGGCGACCCTTGTTAGAATAAGCGGTACTGAAGATGAATGACTGAACAAGTAATTGTGGGTATTTTCTTAATctaaattaaacaaatatatacataaacaaatttgaaaagtgaaccttttttagttttttttaatttaaaaaacaatcaaactaaTTACAAATATGTACAAGTACTTCCTACTCAACCTCAActttaaattaacaaaaatatttaataatattaaaaaaaaatgttatctggTTCACGAAAATGATGAGTTTGACAACCCTAAagattacattttcttttaaatatcaattgggggaaaacacaaaaaacaacccctatctttttgtctttttcctcttttccagCCTTTTGCTGTTCGTGGACTCGCATGCAAGTTTAATGTTGCCGACTGCTAAATATTTCAGCATCTCTAAAAACTTATCTTGTTCCacactttttcctttttgaatttggcCGCGTTTGAATATTTCAAGCCAGCGTTGTTTGCACGTCAGCTCACAAAATGCAAGCTTTGAGCGCTAAAACCAGAAATAATCACATGTAAATAACATGAATATAGACTCATATCTTCATCCTTATTCCTTAATGTTGTGCGATTTTTAATCCAGGATTAACGTGGTTTTGAATTTGAACACAAAAATCTTGGTATcgtctcttttttttgtcatttggttTTTCTAAAAGGGGCAAACGGATTAGCccattgtcatcatttgaatgcTGCTTATCCGCAACCGTACAACAGTGAACCCCCACATTTTCAGTTTCATCCCAAAAGTagaatttaccgtattttctcgcacataagccgtatttgtatctaaaaatatgatgactgaatcaaaagtacggcttatatacgcacaaattagactttacatgcacaaaactgcaaagtggcaatgccaaaacacatttatttcaaaagagaataaaaataaacagataaagcgctaaagaaaatttattttgatgcctatagatgaaattcaagaaaaatatcaaGTAATCGATttttacagtatctcagaaataccatgtgcgatgattttttaaagattatcccttcaaagtaacacaattgtactccccattaaaaccatgaatataggcggtcttatacaagagaaattgtaaaaaattccacgattttaaggcaattttaaggtctTATACAAtagaaatgtaaaattcaacgattttaaggcaatgttaagggcttatacgcgagaaaatacattaatttatttGCTGGGAACATCCAACTCATTTGAGGGGCTCGCAGTACCACCTCCATGTATTACTGAGTACTCActgacatctttaaaaaaaaaagtattttgctgTGAGATGGTGTTTTAAACTTGTGctttgatgaaaagaaagtccAGCACTACATAATATGCAAATTGCAGTTCTAATTAAAATCCCTCAGGGTGATTTTTCAAGTGAAATTTACCGCTGAACTCATCAGTAGTAGTCTCGCCTCTCATTTTTTTGCCTCAACGCATGCAGTGACCTTAAAACTGACCATTCCGCAACACTGACAATttatcatgtgttttttttaaaagggtgcGTCTAAAATGACGTCCACCCTTTGTGTCATGTGCGTCATGgtctttgttattaaaaaacatCTTAGGTTATTCTTTATCATTTGAtactatcacacacacacacgtcatcAGAGGAGCTGCTCAATAATATAGTTGGCAAGAGTGGATGAAAGATCTCATccaaaaacaacatgaaaaacACTCCATGTATTTTAAGCACTTAGTTGGCCAgataatattttccttttagtGAAGACTACGGAGAGTCTACTCGTACATGAAGTTGAATTCCCTGGTGGTCCCGAACTTCTTATGTGGAGTTAGCATATTCTcctgcctgcatgggttttctatgggtactccagttccctcccacatccccaaaatataCACAATCTAGTTTAACTCTCTAAATTGTCCTCAAGTTTGAGTTTGAGTGTGGATAGTTGTTTGTCCTGGTGTACCCAAATTTCCTTAGggtaggatccagcaccccctgggtGTGGTTGGGCAAAGGGAGAGTTTAATACAAACATTTGATGATGGGCAGAGTTATAATataaactttattcattcattttccgtatcacttatcctcacaagagtcgcggggggtgctgtagcctatcccagccaacgatgggcaccaggtggggtggccagccaatcaaaaggcACAAGGATAGGGACAACTATTCAAGAatggggaatttagagtgttcaaccagcctaccatggatgtgtACTCAGACAAAACCCACctaagcccggggagaacatgtaaactccacacaaaacTGTTAGGCCATTGCACTACCCCAGCTATAATGTTTAagtcttaaaatatttttaccagCAAGCTCGACCTCGACTTAACGGGGGTCTGTTAATACACTATGGCCCCCGAGCATTGTTCACATTTGTTCCACCTCTTGTCTGCAGGTATCCCTTCCCCACCATGTTCAGTAGCTGTAGTAAGAAGGACCTGGTTGCTAGCTTGGACAAGGGGGTGGGCATGTGTCTGTTCAACATGCCCGAAGTCAAAGTTCTTTACGGCGGGCAGAAATGCGGCAACGGCTACGTCGAGGAAGGAGAAGAGTGCGACTGTGGAGAAGCTGAGGTTTGTTTTTCTGTGAAATATTCCGTCAGTTATGAAAAAATTGCTTAAATGAATGTATTGCGTGTGCAGGAATGCCTGAATCCATGCTGCAACGCCACCACCTGCACGCTAAAGGGCGACGCCGTATGCGCCCACGGTCAGTGCTGCCACAACTGCCAGGTACCGCCACCGCTTTGACGAGCCTTTTCTCGAATCCCGGGTTCAcgcctgttgttttttttacagctgaAACCCGCGGGGACTCCCTGCCGTGAGTCGGGTAACTCGTGCGACCTGCCCGAGTTTTGCACGGGTGGCGGCCCGCATTGCCCTGCCAACGTGTACTTGCATGATGGGCACGCCTGCAGCGGCGTGGAAGGGTATTGTTATAACGGAGTCTGTCAGACGCACGAGCAGCAGTGCGTCACGCTGTGGGGGCAAGGTAATTATGGGAAGGGGGTTAATTAATCTTAGTGGTCAATATATTGGCTCATAAATTATTACTGACATGATATGGTctacaaaataataacattttagttttatttaaaaatcaaccttttgtgaGTTtgaattgatgtatttttttcatcaaaatgcatAATGTGCAATACATTTTAGTGTAGAATCTGAAATATTTGAGAGGAACTGCAGATATCTGCATTATATGTCGAAGTTCATGTGTTTTATCTTTTAAAAGTGCACACACTTAGTCATTAATTGTATTGCATTACAATTGGGGAAAATTATTCGATACATAATAAAAGTGCAATTTGCCAAAGCAGTATATAGTATaagtatgtctttttttaatccaattttttgcgtattttgttttaaaatttaaccTTATAACTGCCAACATTGCATTTTGGAGAAGACAATGGTTGTATAAAACTAAAGTGGCGACTACAACTATGCATTTAAAATCTCATCTTGCCAAAATTACCGACTTGATATTTATGGACTATTAATTGACTTATTGCACTAGACGTAGCGTGTAACCCCCCATTGATGACTGGTAATGACTTTTCCTTGGCGCAGGTGCCAAGGCGGCCCCCGGCATCTGCTTCGAGAGAGTCAACTCTGCAGGCGATCCATACGGGAATTGCGGCAAAGACCCCAAAGGATCCTTCGCCAAATGTGAAGCACGGTAAGACACAACGACTCCCGCCCACTTGTCCTGGTCGCGCCTAAACTTGCGCTCCAATTTACAGGGACGCCCAGTGTGGCAAAGTTCAGTGCCAAGGGGGTGCCAACCGCCCGGTCATCGGCACCAACGCTGTTTCCATAGAAACCAACATCCCTTTGCAGGAGGGTGGGAGAATCCTTTGCCGTGGGACGCACGTCTACTTGGGCGATGACATGCCTGACCCTGGTCTGGTGCTGTCGGGTACCAAATGCGGGGATGGAATGGTGAGCTGAACGCGTACCCAATTGTCATTGTGGGCGTAACTTTTGCATGCTTCTTTAGATGTGCCTGAACCGCCGATGCCAGAACGTCAGCGTCTTTGGCGTGCACGAATGCGCCGCCAAGTGTAATGGGCAAGGGGTGAGTGAAAGACATGATACCTCTACATCATTTCGTTTCTTGAGtgtgagtttgatttatttaattagggacggcacatattaatgaacatattcatgttaatgaacatgtatatgtaaatatacatgattgtagccaagggctaatttccatctttagtcccttgtgaaGGTTaaagataaacgatgacacacacacacatagcacAGTTTTTGTGATTTCAATTTTGTTTGTCTAATAGCcaagctttaagatgattggccaagaggttcagaaacggtagtttatgtattttaattagaattgagttccaggtatgaagagagaAGATGTTTTGGCTCATTTAGCACttgttttgaagggaactacacattcacctctagagccagcccttgttaatgtgttgtatttttttgtacaaaatcttgtagTAGAagaggagctttgtgttggaagattttataaattaatgtggcatctgcatatttaacaatattgtcccagttcaggcgtttgtgtttttttttttatatcatgtGTGATATTATCATTGTTTTGCTTACTAAGGCATTAATTAGATTGTTTCATATGAAccaaaattggacaaattgaaATGACATCAATGTCACTGATCAATCTCTATGAACCAGAGATTGAAGTTGCAGTTATTTTCTTTGGCAGGTGTGCAACAGCAACAAAAACTGTCACTGCGAGGCACACCGTGCTCCCCCTTTCTGCAACATGTCCGGTTTGGGGGGCAGCGTGGACAGTGGTCCCGTCCGACTGGCAGGTAAACTCGTCGGAAGTGTGTATTTGATCTCAGTTGTGTGACGGCTTTCCTGATTTCTTTGAGTGCAGATGGTCTCCGAGTGACGGTCGGCGTTCTGGCGTTGGTGTTCATCGTGGTCGGCTTTGCTGTGGTGGTGTATATTAAGCGAAAAAATCTCCGGGGGGTGCTTTTTAGTGCCAAAAAGGATCCTACTGACAAGCTAAGGTATTTCATTTCTAAGGGTATGCctcaatttaaaaatagaaacctGTTAATCAGTGGTTCTGTAACTATCTCGTTGTTTTTCAGTGGtcagtaaatgagttaaaagtaaaaagtctcacattttttcttcttataaTTATTTAGTATAATTTTTAGAATCCTTAACAAATGTGATGGtcaatattaatgttttaatattaATGTTACATAATTAAGCTTTTAAATCAAGCCTGTAACATTTCTTTTAGTTAAATTTatctatttttcagactataagtagGAGTACAAATCATATGTTTGGGAGgacaattttaatttattttataagaaCACTAcaccccccacccaaaaaaaatatgcgtctaagtaacaatagtaaaatgaagaacacattttttttggataattatagcctcaaaaacaacataacggGAAAAAATgttgcaggcccagccaaactataaaaaagtgtgacttatagtccagaaaatacattgttttttttaatgcaattattgattcatcATAATTGAAGCAGTAAATTACCACATTAATTTTTACATACTCTGTTATTTGTTTTCAGGTCCATAAGTGCCTCAACAGGCCCGGCGACCAGTCCCAAACAGCATCAACCCGCAACCTTAATGTCTCCTTCTCGACCCGCGCCGCCACTACCCCACCACGCCACCATTTTTAAGGTGGCATCAACCTCCATGTTCAACATAGGAATTAGCTACATCTACGTCCATATTTTTCATGTTGACAATGATGTCATGGCTTTACGGGATTGGAACCTCCCTCCACAGCTGCTAACCATTTGGGCATGTGGTTATAATCTATGGGGTGTTCCTAAAAATGTTTGATGTCGGGAGTAGTGCAGGTGAGGTCATCCCCCGCCATTTATGAGTCGTGGGGGGGCTGTCATATGAGCTCATGTGTTCCCTGCAAACATCTGGTCTAAACAACAATCGTTCATATTTTGGCTGGGTTTCACTGTGGGTCGCCGCCAAATGGGAACAGATCGAGATAACCAACATGACTATTTCATCTTCATATGGTTTGAACAGATGTTTAGGATGATGTGTTATGTTAATGCTTCTTGGTTTTTATGCAGACGCCTCGAGGTGGTGGGCCACGGGTGCAGTTGCCGCCGCCGTACCCGTCACACCTGCAGCGATTGCCCCAGTGCCAGCCACTCTCGGTCACCATGTCCCTTGCCAcggcgcccccgccgccgccaacACCGCCttctcatcttcatcctcacgTCCATGTGGCGGTGGCCAGGAGGACGGCTCCGGTGGTCCGGGGTGCTCCATGTTTGAGTGCTTGTAGGGTGGTGAGTAGCCATGTTTTGTAAATTAGAAAGAAATATATCGGTGAGTTGGATTTTGAATTTGATGACTTTTACCTTAATATTTCAATTCTCATTTGATTTGGGAATAAAGGGGTTCCTAAAATTTGGTAAAAGTTAATAGTGAAATTATCTAATCATGgaaaataccccccaaaaagtaaacatttgtaATAAAAAGGTTGAGTTATCATTGGAGAATTTACAATATTTTACTAAATTGGATTTTATATGCATTTCTTTTTGTACCTAAACAGacacatactttttttaaaataaatacagtagtaAATAGTGTTATATCTTATGAAATAATTCATATCCAAACTTTTTATGAAATTATTTCTATGTATACTCAATTTAAAAATCTTTATGTATTCCTTACTACCgtctaaaacattattttacatcccgagagaaaaaaatccatacaaaattcatttgatttaaaagataGAAAAGATGATGATGACTAATCCAGCAATTATTCAACAATACACTACATTACcttcatgaataaatattagtattaaattcattaattaaaaaaacaaccactaaTTTCAGTAGTAACCCCCTTTACAGACTTATTAACCAGGAGCGCCCTCTCATGG is drawn from Stigmatopora nigra isolate UIUO_SnigA chromosome 18, RoL_Snig_1.1, whole genome shotgun sequence and contains these coding sequences:
- the adam12a gene encoding disintegrin and metalloproteinase domain-containing protein 12 gives rise to the protein MASGNMLLLTALLAGLRGSAHLPAGAVSWSGQDKPTAKQKHYGTTVPLQLIGRDWKPMHLLHSQSYPMSLKLSIEAEGEQLLLTLRKNEALFASDYKETHYLQDGTAVIRTYNSMAHCYYHGEVEHHSNSDVSISTCNSTLKGLISVDGRSYVVEPAGRGPPGTHWIYATRHLRLRSGTCGHHLNTSEDATSPGRNLFQSFRTRHKRHIQTTTKYVELIIVADNREFQKQGKDVEKVKQRLAEIANYVDKFYRALNIRVALVGLEVWSDADKCPVTQDPFTTLHEFLDWRKVKLLPRKPHDNAQLISGVYFQGTTIGMAPIMSMCTAEQSGGIVMDHSDNPLGAAVTLAHELGHNFGMNHDTPERGCGCRVTAERGGCIMTPSTGYPFPTMFSSCSKKDLVASLDKGVGMCLFNMPEVKVLYGGQKCGNGYVEEGEECDCGEAEECLNPCCNATTCTLKGDAVCAHGQCCHNCQLKPAGTPCRESGNSCDLPEFCTGGGPHCPANVYLHDGHACSGVEGYCYNGVCQTHEQQCVTLWGQGAKAAPGICFERVNSAGDPYGNCGKDPKGSFAKCEARDAQCGKVQCQGGANRPVIGTNAVSIETNIPLQEGGRILCRGTHVYLGDDMPDPGLVLSGTKCGDGMMCLNRRCQNVSVFGVHECAAKCNGQGVCNSNKNCHCEAHRAPPFCNMSGLGGSVDSGPVRLADGLRVTVGVLALVFIVVGFAVVVYIKRKNLRGVLFSAKKDPTDKLRSISASTGPATSPKQHQPATLMSPSRPAPPLPHHATIFKTPRGGGPRVQLPPPYPSHLQRLPQCQPLSVTMSLATAPPPPPTPPSHLHPHVHVAVARRTAPVVRGAPCLSACRVETERPGPPQKPLPADPRTSHAAPRPVRPHPGTKSVAKQPPTLPKPRTVANVRYSR